Genomic window (Nitrospirales bacterium LBB_01):
TTCCTGTCGATAAACACACGGTATGGTTCCATGACGTCATCCGCTAAGCAGAATGCGTTATACTTATTGCGGTGATGGATACCCAATGTGGGAAGCAGCCCGGAGCTGACCAGAGAGCGGGCTGTTGCTGCCCTGAGAATTATGTAGCCGTAGTTTAAGAGATTGTTTGGGTAAAGACCAAACCGGTCTCGCTTAAACTTTTTACCTAACAGATTTTTCCAGTAATAACGTGCAGCATGAGCTTCAAGGTTAGCGGAATCGCCGGATTTTACATTTCTTGCCATCTCAGTAAGAGGCGCTGTTGGCACGCCTTTGCTCTCCAATAACTTTGCCTGATTAGTTATCTTCTTACAGACTATTTGCTGCCAAAGTTGTTTTTTAAGTGGAACAGTTGCCTCAATTTGCGATTTGAAACGCTCGGTCTGCACGGAATTAGTTTCAAGCGGAAGAAAAAGTCCGGCGGGGTAGTGGCTTTTCCCGATGAGGACTATTGCCGAATTGTTTTCAAGCAAAGACATAAAACACGAATGAGTGTAACTGACATTAGGGTGTTCCACAATCAAAAGACCAATGTCTTCGATGGGAATTCTACCGACTGTCTCATCATTTTGAGTAATGACAAGCTGTTTGTGGTCAATATTGAGCCTTGACGGATTATCTATGCTGACAGTTCGTTTAATCATTGGCTTTTGTTATCCTCCCGAGTCTGTCAACTACGACTTTTATACCTTTCAGGGTATTGGGATATGGGCAAGGCGTCTTTTCGTCAAGAGTGGCCTCAAAGTGGCGTCTTATTGTTATTTGCGTGCTTGAAGAGATTTTCTGAACCCTGTAAAGTTTTTTGGAGAGTTCTTTATAATTTTGTGGATCAAGAGAGAATTCGTTTTCATCAACGTCAAGAAGAAACATTTCGTTGATAGAGAGCGAATAGAGAAATTCCTTGTTTTCACCGAGGTCTTTTCTTATAACCTTCTCCCCATGTCTGAAGCGTTTAACGGCATCAAAAAAAGTGCAAACCTCGCCGCCTTGCTTGACGTTGCCTTTATTGTCTTTATAGCGGTAAATGACGATGTGGTGGTTAGCTCCTGGTGCAACAAAGGTTTTATTGTTAGTACGGCCGGGCAGCTCTATCATATTGCCGGATGGTATGTAGATTATCACCTTTTTAATGGGGATTTTTCTACCGTCTTTCGTGGGCAGGAAAGCCTCAATGGCAACTTTGGTATCTTCGGCTGATTTATCCCTTTGTGTCGTATATGCGTTAGCCTTTTTTTCTGCTTCTCGTCTTTCTGCCTCTTCTATAGCGTTTTTAACAATTTCTCTTATTTTTGGGTCAGCTATTTCGTCAATTTTACTTAATTTAATGTCCTCAATATTTTTCCTGACACGGAATATTGGCATTTTCTTATCGTTTTTTCTGCCTGTATAGCCGTAGAAGGTTTCCTCGTGGAGCTGTCCTCTCAGGCGCTTATTGACTCTGATTGAGACTGTAAGTTTGTTGATAGCCTCAGAAACATCGTTACGGAAATATTCCCATGGAGCCGGGAATCTATCTAAAGTTGGCTTCCTGTCATATTTACTGTATCGCGAGAGTTTTTGAATAGTTTTAACCTCGGTCAGAGCAATAACGATAGCGTCAATTGCATGTTGGCGGTGGTCGTTACGGTTTTTCTCAGAAGACTGACTTAAGACGCTGTTAAGACCCCAGAGGTGACGTAACTTAGCTGTTGCCTGTCCTTTTGAAGGTTGAACCTTATACTTGCTTAAGAGCGACACAGCCTCTCTGCTCATGTAGGCGGTATCATTTAGCTGCCTTGAAGCGAAGTCATCGTCAATTTCTTTTAACATGAATTTTCGCTGCTTGGCTTTTGGCAGAACTTTTATCCTTTGTAAAATTTCGTCGTACTGCGGCGAGCCGTTATAGCATTCAAAGGGCGTTCTATTGCTTTTTCGCCGGTTTTCATCCACGTGGCAAAGGGTCAGATTCATAAAGGAGTCGTCCATGGAGCGAGAGTATGGGATTATATGCTCAATTTCAAAGGCAGATGAAAAGAGGTCAGTTATTGAAATTCTAAACCCAGTGTAAGGACAGTGCTCCTTGCATTCCTGCCAGAGTTTGTACTTTACGATAGCCTCATTGTTGGGAGTTTTGCCTAAAGCAGTAAGAGCGTCTGCAGCTTTTTCATTAATTCTTTTGTTTTCATAATTTTTCTTTCTGATGTCCTCCCTTTGTTTTTTTGAGGCTTTCAGTTCCCTTGTCATTTCAATGTTAATAAGCTCAGGAGCGCCGTAAGTCTTTTCTAATCGGTTTACGAGTGCCAGTAATTCGTACAGAGTTTTTGAGACGATAGGGTTTCGTATGTTTTTAATAATCTCGATTTCGCTTCTTTCTCCACGAGAACTTTCATAACCCGCTTTAACTTTTGCATCGTGAAGATTTAACCCATCAAGTAAAAATGGCAATATTTTATTGATAGCCTTTAGCGAGAAATTAGCGTAACCTGCTTCAAGCGCAATTTTAACAACGGCTTTAACCGCCTTCTCATCCAGTCCCCACTTTTCGCTTGCATAGGTTCTAAGCCAGCTGTTATCGTGTGCAAAGTTTATGACCTGTAGGATTTTTTCCTTCTCTACGTCTGAGTATGTATCCCACGTCTTTTTAAAGATTTTCCTAAAGCTGTGGCTGGTCTTGTCTCCGATAAGGAAATCATCGTCGTTTTGTTCAATTTTAAAATCAGCCTCCTCTAATTTTAATTGCTTTCTGATGTCTTTAAATGAGCATTTTTCTTTAGATTTGAGCAGTGCGATGAGTTTATCTCTGCGGTCTTTGGTCTCAGGGCTAAACTCCTCATCAGGAGTCCTATAGAATTTTATTTCATCATGGTTTTCGTTTTTATAGTTAAGGCGGTTAACCTGTTCCAGAATGCGAAACAGTTGAAACTCAAAAGCGCTCTTTGGGCAGCGTTTTTTATTAGGTTCAAGTGTACAGTTACCGATTAAACTTGCAACGGATTTCAACGGACGTTGGA
Coding sequences:
- the cas1 gene encoding type II CRISPR-associated endonuclease Cas1 translates to MIKRTVSIDNPSRLNIDHKQLVITQNDETVGRIPIEDIGLLIVEHPNVSYTHSCFMSLLENNSAIVLIGKSHYPAGLFLPLETNSVQTERFKSQIEATVPLKKQLWQQIVCKKITNQAKLLESKGVPTAPLTEMARNVKSGDSANLEAHAARYYWKNLLGKKFKRDRFGLYPNNLLNYGYIILRAATARSLVSSGLLPTLGIHHRNKYNAFCLADDVMEPYRVFIDRKVYELYTGADIGELEIQDMDELPLDKMSLTKEIKKELLGLLAADVVLDGSTFPLMTALNRTTASLQRCFAKEQKDIEYPGL
- the cas9 gene encoding type II CRISPR RNA-guided endonuclease Cas9 (Cas9, originally named Csn1, is the large, multifunctional signature protein of type II CRISPR/Cas systems. It is well known even to general audiences because its RNA-guided endonuclease activity has made it a popular tool for custom editing of eukaryotic genomes.); its protein translation is MTYKLGLDLGTNSIGWACIDNNSKKIIDAGVRIFQEGVDRTTSGSEISKNATRRLKRQLRRQYERKCQRRDNLTVKLKEYQMFSDDSALMFYAMNPYELRTHGLDSQLSKLEFGRVLLHLSKRRGFKSSRKSQGEDVKKDTAFKEELRRLPEEIKANNCRTLGEYLYSLQVKGEKVRCRHTERKLYEQEFELLWEKQSSYYPELTQEMRDDLRDHDIFFQRPLKSVASLIGNCTLEPNKKRCPKSAFEFQLFRILEQVNRLNYKNENHDEIKFYRTPDEEFSPETKDRRDKLIALLKSKEKCSFKDIRKQLKLEEADFKIEQNDDDFLIGDKTSHSFRKIFKKTWDTYSDVEKEKILQVINFAHDNSWLRTYASEKWGLDEKAVKAVVKIALEAGYANFSLKAINKILPFLLDGLNLHDAKVKAGYESSRGERSEIEIIKNIRNPIVSKTLYELLALVNRLEKTYGAPELINIEMTRELKASKKQREDIRKKNYENKRINEKAADALTALGKTPNNEAIVKYKLWQECKEHCPYTGFRISITDLFSSAFEIEHIIPYSRSMDDSFMNLTLCHVDENRRKSNRTPFECYNGSPQYDEILQRIKVLPKAKQRKFMLKEIDDDFASRQLNDTAYMSREAVSLLSKYKVQPSKGQATAKLRHLWGLNSVLSQSSEKNRNDHRQHAIDAIVIALTEVKTIQKLSRYSKYDRKPTLDRFPAPWEYFRNDVSEAINKLTVSIRVNKRLRGQLHEETFYGYTGRKNDKKMPIFRVRKNIEDIKLSKIDEIADPKIREIVKNAIEEAERREAEKKANAYTTQRDKSAEDTKVAIEAFLPTKDGRKIPIKKVIIYIPSGNMIELPGRTNNKTFVAPGANHHIVIYRYKDNKGNVKQGGEVCTFFDAVKRFRHGEKVIRKDLGENKEFLYSLSINEMFLLDVDENEFSLDPQNYKELSKKLYRVQKISSSTQITIRRHFEATLDEKTPCPYPNTLKGIKVVVDRLGRITKAND